In Deltaproteobacteria bacterium, a single genomic region encodes these proteins:
- a CDS encoding DNA-binding protein yields the protein MKTKEPAETVKCTVKLPADLWRAARHRALDERRDFQDLVAEALELYLKRPQKGGTKP from the coding sequence ATGAAGACCAAGGAGCCTGCCGAAACGGTGAAATGCACGGTGAAGTTACCCGCCGACCTCTGGCGCGCGGCTCGCCACCGGGCACTCGACGAACGCCGCGACTTTCAAGACCTGGTTGCGGAAGCGCTCGAACTGTACTTGAAGCGTCCGCAGAAGGGAGGAACCAAACCATG